A window of Clavibacter michiganensis contains these coding sequences:
- a CDS encoding FUSC family protein, translating into MTSSPAPRPPSTRTLDLEAAMRASVGLLVPLVVLLAIDRLDLALYASFGAFTGLYGRNERYRLRLASVGAGAAMMLVAISTGVLLSLADAPLGLEAVGLAIVLGGASLVSTAMSLVPPHPLFPVFGLVVCAAVPVDGAQARDALVTAVAAILFSAGVCMSGWLLRRWAPDAQAHRFRALPRIPVRDAAVHRDPAAWTAVVANVVGALVAGAIAVALGLGHHYWAVVTLVAVLPVVRGPLSFTRVAHRVLGTLAGSVVAAGILALHLPAPAVIAVAVACQFAAELAVGKHYGLALVFITPLALVMGGLGRKLPVLPLVADRVVDTVVGAAVGVVVILVLRTLAARRQRRVAAATA; encoded by the coding sequence GTGACCTCATCGCCCGCCCCGCGGCCGCCGTCGACCCGGACGCTCGACCTCGAGGCCGCGATGCGCGCGAGCGTCGGCCTCCTCGTGCCGCTGGTGGTGCTGCTCGCGATCGACCGCCTCGACCTCGCGCTCTACGCGTCGTTCGGGGCCTTCACCGGCCTCTACGGGCGGAACGAGCGCTACCGGCTGCGGCTCGCGAGCGTCGGCGCCGGGGCCGCCATGATGCTCGTCGCGATCTCGACGGGCGTGCTGCTCTCGCTCGCCGACGCGCCGCTCGGGCTCGAGGCGGTGGGCCTCGCGATCGTGCTGGGCGGGGCATCGCTCGTGTCGACGGCGATGAGCCTGGTGCCGCCGCATCCGCTGTTCCCGGTGTTCGGGCTGGTCGTGTGCGCGGCCGTGCCGGTGGACGGCGCCCAGGCGCGCGACGCGCTCGTGACGGCTGTCGCGGCGATCCTCTTCTCCGCGGGCGTCTGCATGTCCGGCTGGCTGCTCCGCCGCTGGGCCCCCGACGCGCAGGCGCACCGGTTCCGCGCGCTGCCGCGGATCCCCGTGCGCGACGCCGCCGTGCACCGCGACCCCGCCGCGTGGACCGCCGTGGTCGCGAACGTCGTCGGCGCGCTGGTGGCGGGCGCGATCGCCGTGGCGCTCGGGCTCGGGCACCACTACTGGGCGGTCGTGACGCTCGTCGCGGTGCTCCCCGTCGTGCGCGGCCCGCTGTCGTTCACGCGCGTGGCGCACCGGGTGCTCGGGACGCTCGCCGGGTCGGTCGTGGCCGCGGGGATCCTCGCGCTGCACCTGCCGGCGCCGGCCGTGATCGCCGTGGCCGTCGCGTGCCAGTTCGCAGCCGAGCTCGCGGTGGGGAAGCACTACGGGCTGGCGCTCGTCTTCATCACGCCGCTCGCGCTCGTGATGGGCGGCCTCGGTCGGAAGCTGCCCGTGCTGCCGCTCGTGGCGGACCGGGTGGTCGACACGGTCGTCGGCGCCGCGGTGGGCGTGGTCGTGATCCTCGTGCTGCGGACGCTGGCGGCGCGGCGTCAGCGGCGGGTGGCAGCGGCGACGGCGTAG
- the glgX gene encoding glycogen debranching protein GlgX translates to MTIDLPPVSRSYISRPYPLGATVVARDGGLPSGLNVAVYSETAEAVEVCVFDHDGTESRTRLSERTGHVFHGLVEGAGIGTRYGLRVHGEWDPARGLRHNPAKLLLDPYAIAIEGHPTWGEDVFAHTFDDPNAINDADSAASMPRSVVADRRFDWEDDEAPRTPLDETVVYEVHVKGFTQQLESVPEEIRGTYAGLAHPSAIEYLTDLGVTSVELLPVHHFMQDSHLEEKGLRNYWGYNSIGFLAPYSDYSSAGDGGQQVAEFKEMVKALHAAGLEVILDVVYNHTAEGNHMGPSLSLKGIDNASYYRLVEGDEASYFDTTGTGNSLNVGHPAALALIMDSLRYWVEEMHVDGFRFDLATTLTRQDGDAEIHSAFLTLIHQDPVLAPVKMIAEPWDTAGYQVGGFPADWSEWNGKFRDDVRDFWHSGQNVLGALAQRITGSPDVYESDRRSPLCSVNFITAHDGFTLADLTSYDEKHNEANGEDNNDGESDNRSSNAGVEGPTDDPEVNAIRDRQRRNMLGTLLLSSGVPMVLGGDEIARTQGGNNNAYCQDDEISWFDWANADRDLQDFTRKLIRLRRGNRALRPIWFRGDDVEGAEEAVRFIRADGATLEPEDWTDPNAFSIGVIMKGKDSDAFFVAFNAAEGPVEFQLPEGLGVSWHLAISSDSEQNTDEDATSILVRDRSFTVLRAARS, encoded by the coding sequence GTGACCATCGACCTGCCTCCCGTCAGCCGTTCCTACATCAGCCGCCCCTACCCGCTCGGCGCGACCGTCGTCGCCCGCGACGGAGGGCTGCCCAGCGGCCTGAACGTCGCCGTGTACTCCGAGACCGCCGAGGCGGTGGAGGTGTGCGTCTTCGACCACGACGGCACCGAGTCCCGCACCCGCCTCTCCGAGCGCACCGGCCACGTGTTCCACGGCCTCGTCGAGGGCGCCGGCATCGGCACCCGCTACGGCCTCCGCGTCCACGGCGAGTGGGACCCCGCCCGCGGCCTCCGCCACAACCCCGCCAAGCTCCTGCTCGACCCCTACGCCATCGCGATCGAGGGCCACCCCACCTGGGGCGAGGACGTCTTCGCGCACACCTTCGACGACCCGAACGCCATCAACGACGCCGACTCCGCCGCCTCGATGCCCCGCTCCGTCGTGGCCGACCGCCGCTTCGACTGGGAGGACGACGAGGCCCCGCGCACCCCGCTCGACGAGACAGTCGTCTACGAGGTCCACGTGAAGGGCTTCACGCAGCAGCTCGAGTCGGTGCCCGAGGAGATCCGCGGCACCTACGCCGGCCTCGCGCACCCCAGCGCCATCGAGTACCTCACCGACCTCGGCGTCACGAGCGTCGAGCTCCTGCCCGTGCACCACTTCATGCAGGACTCGCACCTCGAGGAGAAGGGCCTCCGCAACTACTGGGGCTACAACTCCATCGGCTTCCTCGCGCCGTACTCCGACTACAGCTCCGCGGGCGACGGCGGCCAGCAGGTCGCCGAGTTCAAGGAGATGGTGAAGGCGCTGCACGCCGCCGGCCTCGAGGTCATCCTCGACGTGGTCTACAACCACACCGCCGAGGGCAACCACATGGGCCCGTCGCTGTCGCTCAAGGGCATCGACAACGCGTCCTACTACCGGCTCGTGGAGGGCGACGAGGCGTCGTACTTCGACACCACCGGCACCGGCAACAGCCTCAACGTCGGCCACCCGGCCGCGCTCGCGCTGATCATGGACTCGCTCCGCTACTGGGTCGAGGAGATGCACGTCGACGGCTTCCGCTTCGACCTCGCCACCACGCTCACGCGCCAGGACGGCGACGCGGAGATCCACAGCGCGTTCCTCACCCTGATCCACCAGGACCCGGTGCTCGCGCCCGTGAAGATGATCGCCGAGCCGTGGGACACCGCCGGATACCAGGTCGGCGGCTTCCCCGCGGACTGGTCGGAGTGGAACGGGAAGTTCCGCGACGACGTGCGCGACTTCTGGCACAGCGGGCAGAACGTGCTCGGCGCGCTCGCCCAGCGGATCACCGGCAGCCCGGACGTGTACGAGTCCGACCGCCGCTCGCCGCTGTGCAGCGTGAACTTCATCACGGCGCACGACGGCTTCACCCTCGCCGACCTCACCTCCTACGACGAGAAGCACAACGAGGCCAACGGCGAGGACAACAACGACGGCGAGAGCGACAACCGCTCCTCCAACGCCGGCGTCGAGGGCCCGACCGACGACCCCGAGGTCAACGCGATCCGCGACCGCCAGCGCCGCAACATGCTCGGCACGCTGCTGCTGTCGTCGGGTGTCCCGATGGTGCTGGGCGGCGACGAGATCGCGCGCACGCAGGGCGGCAACAACAACGCGTACTGCCAGGACGACGAGATCTCCTGGTTCGACTGGGCGAACGCGGACCGCGACCTGCAGGACTTCACGCGCAAGCTGATCCGACTGCGTCGCGGGAACCGGGCGCTGCGTCCCATCTGGTTCCGCGGCGACGACGTCGAGGGTGCCGAGGAGGCCGTGCGCTTCATCCGGGCCGACGGCGCCACGCTGGAGCCGGAGGACTGGACGGACCCGAACGCCTTCAGCATCGGCGTGATCATGAAGGGCAAGGACAGCGACGCGTTCTTCGTCGCGTTCAACGCGGCCGAGGGTCCGGTCGAGTTCCAGCTCCCCGAGGGCCTGGGCGTCTCGTGGCACCTGGCCATCTCCTCGGACTCCGAGCAGAACACGGACGAGGACGCGACGAGCATCCTCGTGCGCGACCGCTCGTTCACCGTGCTGCGGGCCGCGCGCTCCTAG
- a CDS encoding DUF2256 and DUF3253 domain-containing protein — translation MAHRASSTRERLPEPKTCASCGRTIEWRKKWERDWDQVRYCSDACRRRGVSDVDERLEQWILDLLAHRAGGATICPSEAARAESPDDWRELMEPTRRAARRLVDAGEVEITQKGSVVDPSTAKGPIRIRRRR, via the coding sequence ATGGCGCACCGGGCATCGAGCACGAGGGAGCGCCTCCCCGAGCCCAAGACCTGCGCCTCGTGCGGCCGCACCATCGAGTGGCGGAAGAAGTGGGAGCGCGACTGGGACCAGGTCCGCTACTGCAGCGACGCGTGCCGGCGCCGCGGCGTCTCCGACGTCGACGAGCGGCTCGAGCAGTGGATCCTCGACCTCCTCGCGCACCGCGCCGGCGGCGCCACCATCTGCCCGTCGGAGGCCGCGCGCGCGGAGTCGCCCGACGACTGGCGCGAGCTCATGGAGCCGACCCGGCGCGCCGCCCGGAGGCTCGTCGACGCGGGCGAGGTGGAGATCACCCAGAAGGGCTCGGTCGTCGATCCCTCCACGGCCAAGGGGCCCATCCGGATCCGCCGCCGCCGCTGA
- a CDS encoding DEAD/DEAH box helicase, with the protein MPYNNDSPRGAKRAPAGSRSPNHRGYNSDPAPKKQRWNADERAQRSGQDDRPQRGGAARPARGGDRPNWEPRAERPAGRGERPAYGDRPNRANARPERGDARPQRGERPSYGGGNDRGQRSERPSYGAERGQRSERPSYGNSRPDRGGERSERPSYNDRAPRNDRPSYGNDRPQRSERPAYNDRPARSERPSYNDRAERPSYNDRNARTERPAYNDRPARGERPSYNDSRPARTERPSYNDSRPARTERPSYNDSRPARTERPSYGDRAERSERPSYNDRPARTERPSYNDRPQRSERPSYGDRPQRSERPSYDDARPKRDSDFYPSKEGAPRHAPAEDVVLERLEAQATTAKDVDGVTFAALGLGQNIVRVLEELGAASPFPIQAATIPDVLAGRDVLGRGRTGSGKTIAFGAPLVERLLENDGAKNRKMGRKPRALILAPTRELAMQIDRTVQPIARSVGLFTTTIFGGVPQFKQVGALQRGVDILIATPGRLEDLIDQGRLDLSEIVVTVLDEADHMCDLGFLEPVQRILRQVKKDGQRLLFSATLDKGVATLVNEFLPSPSVHEVAGEDQASSTIDHRVLLIEQRDKAAIIEQLSSGEGKTLIFARTRAFAEQLADQLEDAGIPATSLHGDLNQARRTRNLQLLTSGKVRVLVATDVAARGIHVDDIGLVIQADAPDEYKSYLHRAGRTGRAGKQGTVVTLITKARRRRMDDLLGRAEIKATTVMAAAGDRVIADLARV; encoded by the coding sequence ATGCCCTACAACAACGACTCCCCGCGCGGCGCCAAGCGCGCCCCCGCCGGATCCCGCAGCCCGAACCACCGCGGCTACAACTCCGATCCCGCGCCCAAGAAGCAGCGCTGGAACGCCGACGAGCGCGCCCAGCGCTCCGGCCAGGACGACCGCCCCCAGCGCGGCGGCGCGGCCCGCCCCGCGCGCGGCGGCGACCGCCCCAACTGGGAGCCCCGCGCCGAGCGCCCGGCCGGTCGCGGCGAGCGTCCCGCGTACGGCGACCGCCCCAACCGCGCCAACGCGCGCCCCGAGCGCGGCGACGCCCGCCCGCAGCGCGGCGAGCGCCCCTCCTACGGCGGCGGCAACGACCGCGGCCAGCGCAGCGAGCGTCCCTCGTACGGCGCCGAGCGCGGACAGCGCTCCGAGCGTCCGTCGTACGGGAACTCGCGTCCCGACCGTGGCGGCGAGCGCTCCGAGCGTCCGTCCTACAACGACCGCGCGCCGCGCAACGACCGTCCGTCCTACGGGAACGACCGTCCGCAGCGGTCGGAGCGTCCCGCGTACAACGACCGTCCCGCCCGTTCGGAGCGCCCCTCCTACAACGACCGCGCCGAGCGTCCGTCGTACAACGACCGGAACGCACGCACGGAGCGCCCCGCGTACAACGACCGTCCGGCTCGCGGCGAGCGTCCGTCGTACAACGACTCGCGTCCGGCTCGCACGGAGCGTCCGTCGTACAACGACTCGCGTCCGGCTCGCACGGAGCGTCCGTCGTACAACGACTCGCGCCCTGCCCGCACCGAGCGTCCGTCGTACGGTGACCGCGCCGAGCGATCCGAGCGTCCGTCCTACAACGATCGCCCGGCTCGCACGGAGCGCCCCTCCTACAACGACCGCCCGCAGCGGTCCGAGCGCCCCTCCTACGGCGACCGCCCCCAGCGCAGCGAGCGCCCGTCCTACGACGACGCCCGCCCCAAGCGCGACAGCGACTTCTACCCGAGCAAGGAGGGCGCCCCGCGCCACGCTCCCGCCGAGGACGTCGTGCTCGAGCGCCTCGAGGCCCAGGCCACCACGGCCAAGGACGTCGACGGCGTGACCTTCGCCGCGCTCGGCCTCGGCCAGAACATCGTCCGCGTGCTCGAGGAGCTGGGCGCGGCGAGCCCGTTCCCGATCCAGGCCGCCACGATCCCCGACGTGCTCGCGGGTCGCGACGTGCTCGGCCGCGGCCGCACCGGATCCGGCAAGACCATCGCGTTCGGCGCGCCCCTCGTGGAGCGTCTGCTCGAGAACGACGGCGCGAAGAACCGCAAGATGGGCCGCAAGCCCCGCGCGCTGATCCTCGCCCCGACGCGCGAGCTCGCCATGCAGATCGACCGCACGGTGCAGCCCATCGCCCGCTCGGTGGGCCTGTTCACCACCACGATCTTCGGCGGCGTGCCGCAGTTCAAGCAGGTCGGTGCGCTGCAGCGCGGCGTCGACATCCTCATCGCGACCCCCGGCCGCCTCGAGGACCTCATCGACCAGGGCCGCCTCGACCTCTCCGAGATCGTCGTCACGGTCCTCGACGAGGCCGACCACATGTGCGACCTCGGCTTCCTCGAGCCCGTGCAGCGGATCCTCCGCCAGGTGAAGAAGGACGGCCAGCGCCTGCTCTTCTCCGCCACGCTCGACAAGGGCGTCGCGACGCTCGTCAACGAGTTCCTGCCGTCGCCCAGCGTCCACGAGGTCGCGGGCGAGGACCAGGCATCGTCGACCATCGACCACCGCGTGCTCCTCATCGAGCAGCGCGACAAGGCCGCGATCATCGAGCAGCTCAGCTCGGGCGAGGGCAAGACGCTGATCTTCGCCCGCACCCGCGCGTTCGCCGAGCAGCTCGCCGACCAGCTCGAGGACGCCGGCATCCCGGCCACGTCGCTGCACGGCGACCTCAACCAGGCGCGCCGCACGCGCAACCTGCAGCTCCTCACGAGCGGCAAGGTCCGCGTGCTCGTGGCGACCGACGTGGCCGCCCGCGGCATCCACGTCGACGACATCGGGCTGGTCATCCAGGCCGACGCGCCCGACGAGTACAAGAGCTACCTCCACCGCGCCGGCCGCACGGGCCGCGCGGGCAAGCAGGGCACCGTCGTGACGCTGATCACGAAGGCCCGCCGCCGTCGCATGGACGACCTCCTGGGTCGCGCCGAGATCAAGGCGACCACGGTCATGGCCGCCGCCGGGGACCGCGTCATCGCGGACCTCGCGCGCGTCTAG
- a CDS encoding trypsin-like serine peptidase yields the protein MRIRSTTAPTPAVSPAPRPRSRRAVAALALAGGLASAAVLAVPVAASAQDASVVVASASADHAASAAHWTPAARAAALAADAPSVAGSASASGSTQSATLSSSDAASAASGAPVPHPDQPFVGVLFYVSGGRNHACTASVVDTPSGDTIATAAHCLVDRRTGAATTLATFIPGAQGAAAPHGIWPVRVAAVSSAWTATGRASDDAGFARVSGPAGEVLAASVGAAEPVFGSALVPASGVAPRLAVLGYPTAGSATAALEACAGRPQHDTGGQTSLPCTLGTGAAGSPVLTAAGEQRAVVARPSAGRGVLLASWGADAERALTSLHGR from the coding sequence ATGCGCATCCGATCCACCACCGCACCCACCCCGGCGGTATCACCCGCCCCCCGTCCACGCTCCCGTCGCGCGGTCGCCGCGCTGGCGCTCGCCGGCGGCCTGGCCTCGGCCGCCGTCCTCGCCGTGCCGGTCGCGGCCTCCGCGCAGGACGCGTCCGTCGTCGTCGCGTCCGCGTCCGCCGACCACGCCGCGTCCGCCGCGCACTGGACGCCCGCGGCCCGCGCGGCTGCCCTGGCCGCCGATGCGCCGTCGGTCGCCGGGTCGGCATCCGCGTCGGGGTCCACGCAGTCCGCGACCCTCTCCTCATCGGACGCCGCGAGCGCTGCATCCGGCGCGCCGGTCCCGCACCCGGACCAGCCGTTCGTCGGCGTCCTCTTCTACGTCTCGGGCGGCCGGAACCACGCGTGCACCGCCAGCGTCGTCGACACCCCGAGCGGCGACACGATCGCGACGGCGGCCCACTGCCTCGTCGACCGTCGCACGGGCGCCGCGACCACCCTGGCCACCTTCATCCCCGGAGCCCAGGGCGCCGCCGCCCCGCACGGCATCTGGCCGGTGCGCGTCGCGGCGGTCTCCTCCGCGTGGACCGCGACCGGCCGGGCCTCGGACGACGCCGGGTTCGCGCGCGTGAGCGGCCCCGCCGGCGAGGTGCTCGCGGCCTCCGTGGGCGCCGCCGAGCCCGTGTTCGGATCCGCGCTGGTGCCGGCGTCCGGAGTCGCGCCGCGGCTGGCGGTCCTCGGCTACCCCACCGCGGGATCCGCCACCGCCGCGCTCGAGGCCTGCGCGGGCCGCCCGCAGCACGACACAGGCGGCCAGACCTCCCTGCCGTGCACGCTCGGCACGGGAGCGGCCGGATCGCCGGTGCTCACGGCCGCGGGTGAGCAGCGCGCCGTCGTCGCGCGTCCCTCCGCGGGGCGCGGCGTGCTCCTCGCCTCGTGGGGCGCCGACGCCGAGCGGGCGCTGACCTCGCTGCACGGGCGGTAG
- a CDS encoding efflux RND transporter permease subunit: MHLLSVFSLRNRALIALITIVIGVFGGIALTTLKQELIPSVSFPQLAVVTAYPGASPAVVDTDVSTPIERAIQAVPGLESSTATSRTDSSVISASFTYGTDLATAEQKIDQAINRIRTTLPDGIDPVVIAGSIDDLPVIQIAVTSDLSPQDLTAALERSTLADIRKLAGVRDASLLGTVGQRVVITPDPAEVQAAGLTNQAIRDALDANGSLLPAGSVTEDGTTLSVQSGTRLGSTQDLASLPLLGAAGGRALTIGDVATVELGQDPTTGISRVDGQPSLTIAVTKTPAGNTVDVSHLVTQLLPQLSEDLGSDTKFTVVFDQAPFIEQSISSLTTEGLLGLVFAVLVILVFLMSIRSTIVTAISIPASVLITFIAMLASGYTLNIITLGALTIAVGRVVDDSIVVIENIKRHLSFTPDRLDAIRAAVREVAGAVTASTATTVAVFLPIALVGDITGELFRPFALTVTIALAASLFVSLTIVPVLAYWFLRPEGESRRSRRKAAAAAEAAATTRTGAHAAVRGSVDDRGRSGRRARGSHAADGQGEGQSGGEGIGAPTRLQRGYRPILAWTLKHSAVTLVLAILVLGGTVALIPSMKTNFLGDSGQNTLTVSQELPSDTSLEAQDTAATKVEQALIGVQGVETVQTSIGSDSTSLTSAFGGGGGITFALTTDADADQDAIRERVRTAVDGLTDVGDVSLAAASGGFSSSDIEVQITANDADDLKTSADAILAAVKDIPSIEQATSNLSETQPYIAVTVDRAKAAAAGLSEQAVGGIVTASRLPAAVGQVVIDEKTLSIYIQDPDAAQSLQGLRDFRIPTARGFVPLSDLATVEVVDGPATVTTTGGFRSATVSATPGSDDVGFASSEVSQAVAGVQLPAGAQASLGGVASQQSDAFGQLGLAVLAAILIVYIIMVATFRSLIQPLVLLVSVPFAATGAVLLQVVTGIPLGVASIIGLLMLVGIVVTNAIVLIDLVNQYRTRGMGLREAILQGAGRRLRPILMTALATIFALLPLAVGLTGHGGFISQPLAIVVIGGLLSSTVLTLLVLPSLYSLVERAALRIRARSERKRAELGLPAGGSAAPTECGTAG, translated from the coding sequence CTGCATCTCCTCTCCGTCTTCAGCCTCCGCAACCGGGCACTGATCGCGCTCATCACGATCGTCATCGGGGTGTTCGGCGGCATCGCGCTCACGACGCTCAAGCAGGAGCTCATCCCGTCGGTGTCGTTCCCGCAGCTCGCGGTCGTCACGGCGTACCCGGGTGCGTCGCCCGCGGTCGTGGACACGGACGTGTCGACGCCCATCGAGCGCGCGATCCAGGCGGTGCCGGGCCTCGAGTCCTCCACGGCGACCTCGCGCACCGACTCCTCCGTCATCTCCGCGTCGTTCACGTACGGCACGGACCTCGCGACGGCCGAGCAGAAGATCGACCAGGCCATCAACCGGATCCGCACCACGCTGCCCGACGGGATCGACCCCGTCGTGATCGCGGGCAGCATCGACGACCTGCCGGTGATCCAGATCGCCGTCACGAGCGACCTCAGCCCGCAGGACCTCACGGCCGCGCTCGAGCGCTCGACGCTCGCGGACATCCGCAAGCTCGCGGGCGTGCGCGACGCGAGCCTGCTGGGGACGGTGGGGCAGCGCGTGGTCATCACGCCGGATCCCGCCGAGGTGCAGGCCGCCGGCCTCACGAACCAGGCGATCCGCGACGCGCTCGACGCGAACGGCTCGCTCCTGCCCGCGGGATCCGTGACGGAGGACGGCACCACGCTGTCTGTGCAGTCGGGGACGCGCCTCGGATCCACCCAGGACCTCGCCTCGCTCCCGCTGCTGGGCGCGGCGGGCGGTCGCGCGCTCACGATCGGCGACGTCGCCACCGTGGAGCTCGGCCAGGATCCGACCACCGGCATCTCGCGCGTCGACGGCCAGCCGTCGCTCACCATCGCCGTCACGAAGACGCCAGCGGGCAACACGGTCGACGTCTCGCACCTCGTCACCCAGCTCCTGCCGCAGCTGTCGGAGGATCTGGGCAGCGACACGAAGTTCACGGTCGTGTTCGACCAGGCGCCCTTCATCGAGCAGTCGATCTCGAGCCTGACCACGGAGGGCCTGCTCGGCCTCGTGTTCGCGGTGCTCGTGATCCTCGTGTTCCTCATGTCGATCCGGTCGACCATCGTGACCGCGATCTCGATCCCGGCGTCCGTGCTCATCACCTTCATCGCGATGCTCGCCTCGGGCTACACGCTCAACATCATCACGCTCGGCGCGCTCACGATCGCGGTCGGGCGCGTGGTGGACGACTCGATCGTGGTGATCGAGAACATCAAGCGGCACCTCTCCTTCACGCCCGACCGGCTCGACGCGATCCGCGCTGCCGTGCGCGAGGTCGCGGGCGCGGTCACGGCGTCGACCGCCACGACCGTCGCGGTGTTCCTGCCGATCGCGCTCGTGGGCGACATCACGGGCGAGCTGTTCCGGCCGTTCGCGCTGACCGTGACGATCGCGCTCGCCGCGTCGCTGTTCGTCTCGCTGACGATCGTGCCGGTGCTCGCGTACTGGTTCCTGCGGCCGGAGGGGGAGTCGCGGCGGTCGCGGAGGAAGGCGGCCGCCGCCGCGGAGGCTGCGGCGACCACCCGCACGGGCGCGCACGCCGCCGTCCGCGGGTCCGTCGACGACCGCGGACGATCGGGCCGGCGGGCTCGCGGATCGCACGCCGCCGACGGCCAGGGCGAGGGCCAGAGCGGCGGCGAGGGCATCGGCGCGCCGACGCGCCTCCAGCGCGGCTACCGGCCGATCCTCGCGTGGACGCTCAAGCACTCGGCCGTCACGCTCGTGCTCGCGATCCTCGTGCTCGGCGGCACGGTCGCGCTCATCCCGAGCATGAAGACCAACTTCCTCGGCGACAGCGGGCAGAACACGCTCACCGTCTCGCAGGAGCTGCCGAGCGACACCAGCCTCGAGGCGCAGGACACCGCGGCCACGAAGGTCGAGCAGGCGCTCATCGGCGTCCAGGGCGTCGAGACCGTGCAGACCTCGATCGGCTCGGACAGCACCTCGCTCACGTCGGCCTTCGGGGGCGGCGGCGGGATCACGTTCGCGCTGACGACCGACGCCGACGCCGACCAGGACGCCATCCGCGAGCGCGTGCGGACCGCGGTCGACGGCCTCACCGACGTGGGCGACGTGTCGCTGGCGGCGGCCTCGGGCGGGTTCTCCTCGAGCGACATCGAGGTGCAGATCACGGCGAACGACGCCGACGACCTGAAGACCTCGGCCGACGCGATCCTCGCGGCCGTCAAGGACATCCCGTCGATCGAGCAGGCCACGAGCAACCTCTCCGAGACGCAGCCGTACATCGCCGTGACCGTCGACCGGGCGAAGGCCGCGGCCGCCGGGCTCAGCGAGCAGGCCGTGGGCGGCATCGTCACGGCCAGCCGGCTGCCGGCGGCGGTCGGGCAGGTCGTGATCGACGAGAAGACGCTGTCCATCTACATCCAGGACCCGGACGCCGCGCAGAGCCTGCAGGGGCTGCGCGACTTCCGGATTCCCACCGCGCGCGGATTCGTGCCGCTCAGCGACCTCGCGACCGTCGAGGTCGTGGACGGACCCGCGACCGTCACGACCACGGGCGGCTTCCGCAGCGCCACCGTGAGCGCGACGCCCGGCAGCGACGACGTGGGCTTCGCCTCGTCCGAGGTGTCGCAGGCCGTCGCGGGCGTGCAGCTGCCGGCCGGCGCGCAGGCGTCGCTCGGCGGCGTCGCGTCGCAGCAGTCCGACGCGTTCGGGCAGCTGGGGCTCGCGGTGCTGGCGGCGATCCTGATCGTCTACATCATCATGGTGGCGACGTTCCGGAGCCTCATCCAGCCGCTCGTGCTGCTCGTCTCGGTGCCGTTCGCGGCGACCGGCGCGGTGCTGCTGCAGGTGGTGACGGGGATCCCGCTGGGCGTCGCGTCGATCATCGGCCTGCTGATGCTCGTGGGCATCGTGGTGACCAACGCGATCGTGCTCATCGACCTCGTGAACCAGTACCGGACGCGCGGCATGGGCTTGCGGGAGGCGATCCTGCAGGGCGCCGGTCGACGGCTCCGGCCCATCCTCATGACGGCGCTCGCGACGATCTTCGCGCTGCTGCCGCTCGCGGTCGGCCTGACCGGACACGGCGGGTTCATCTCGCAGCCGCTCGCGATCGTCGTGATCGGCGGCCTGCTGTCGTCGACCGTGCTGACGCTGCTCGTGCTGCCGTCGCTGTACTCGCTCGTGGAGCGCGCGGCGCTGCGGATCCGGGCGCGCAGTGAGCGGAAGCGGGCCGAGCTCGGGCTGCCGGCCGGGGGATCCGCGGCGCCGACCGAGTGCGGCACCGCGGGCTGA